Proteins encoded in a region of the Candidatus Micrarchaeota archaeon genome:
- a CDS encoding cold shock domain-containing protein yields the protein MKGTVKFYNVMKRFGFITGEDGRDYFVHVTGLKPGVRLFEGDHVTFDVEETERGPKAVNVAKEEEAGA from the coding sequence ATGAAAGGAACAGTAAAATTTTATAACGTGATGAAGAGGTTCGGTTTCATAACCGGTGAAGACGGAAGGGATTATTTTGTACATGTAACCGGTTTGAAACCAGGAGTGAGACTGTTTGAAGGGGACCATGTAACCTTCGATGTGGAAGAAACAGAAAGAGGTCCCAAGGCTGTGAATGTAGCCAAGGAAGAAGAAGCTGGCGCATGA